Sequence from the Psilocybe cubensis strain MGC-MH-2018 chromosome 10, whole genome shotgun sequence genome:
CCCCGACCAGTCCCCCAATTTTGACGTTCCTGGACCCGGCGCCCGCAATCTCGATTACATCCGATACGTCTAGAGAGGAAGCGATGAATTTATTGTCACGAATCTCTCTCGAGCTCGACTCAAGCGCTGGCCAATAATAGCCAGTATATGTATCCCTTTGACGAGTTgaaatcaaattcattttGTTGTTCTTTGCGACTTGACAATAGTCAAGCAGAATCATCGGATAGGGTGCGTATGATTTCATTCCCCTTTCTGTGATCATTTTACAGTGCCCATCAGAGGCGCAAACCTGTGACCTTTGCCGAGGACCTGGCGTCGATTTGTGATGGGTGCACTCATAGCATTCTGACCCCCACGTCGAGCGACGAAGCACTTATATTGCAAACCACCCTCCCATTTTCTCAAGAAACATGACCACAAAGTTCTCAAGCGCCCCTTTGAGTGGGCATTTTGTGGGCCCAAGAAGATTTATAGTATCACCAAGGAGTCGACAACAACGTCGGTGTCCATTACACTATCTTCAGCTGCACAGACGGACGCGATAGCCATGAAGGCAGATGTCTGTGGAGGGTTGTACATCAAGTTTGGGTGTGTATCTTAGCGTCCTCATCCTGCTTCGCTTCTCTGAGATCAGTAGCAGACAAGCGATAGCTGCGAACGCAGCGGCGCTCCCGGAGCCGATCCAGAAGCAGGTTCGGGTCCGAATCTTTCTGTGTACATGGCTACTCCAATTGTGCTAATATAACACAATATTATATAACATGCTAACTTGTTCTCACCCTCATGGCAAGCCGATAGTACTTTTCTGGTGAGTCTGTATCGGACTTGGCCTAATTTGCTGCAGCATCTTTGTCCAGCTCTGTTGAGCTCTGTTACCATCCTTACGTTAACCATTTCATTGGTATTTCATCATGGGTATGATGGGAAAGTAGCCGCTTTCAACGGATGCGGTAAGTGGCGACGCGGTCATCATGATGGTACCAGCCATGGATGTCCTAAACACATCCTTAGGCATCTAACTGATGGCTTGGATTGAGCCTGGATGGGGAAGCTTCAATTGAAACTTGTGCTCCGAGTTCTGATATTGTTTATAGAGCTGAAGCTGAATTAATACCCCAGGTTTTTTTGTTCCTGTGTGTTGCTATAGATTTCTCTATGAAGAAGCGAGAGGTCACCGGTCAAGCGGTGCCTTCTATACATTACGAATGGTTATACCATGTATGTTGAAACTTGGTGTGTGATTCAACTGTGGCTATTCAACCGAGGTAGCTCCCGTTCGACCCAATTAAATGGAACCTCTAACTTATTTCTGCATGGTGCGGATGACTCTGCTGATCTTTCGGAGTGTTTTCTGTTCAAACGCGCTGTCGACTGTTATATTCGGTTTTTTCGACTTCCATTTCCCCCGTGACTTATGGCGTCAATAGATGGCTAACGAACAGTTCACTACGGCGTGTCAACTTCGCAAGTATAATCAAACCGCGCTACCTTCGGTTACACACTCATTGTACGTCAAACTTAGTGTCTAAGGCGTTATTCCAAATGTGTGACATATCAAGTGCACTTGTATCATCGAACCGGgcaaatagaaaaataagtgcactcaagtgcacgcaagtgcatgcaagtgcaatgcaagtgcaactCTGCACTTGCATCGCGCGTGACAGTGTGTGAATATGTCACAATTATTTCCTCGGGACAAAGGTGCCGGTGCATGCCGAGTGAGGAGAACATGCCATGTTTTGCTCGTACAACTGAGGTCTGAGGCAAATAAACAATTTTGGCTTCTAGCATGAGTTTTGAATATTACCTCTGTTAGACTATTTATTCTAAAATTTGCTTCAGACAGTTTGTGCGCCATTTTCTGGCACATTTCACTGCCAGGGATGTGTTGTCACGGACTTGTGATCTGTCGTCACAAGAACCAATGAACTCGTTGTAAATACACCTTCTGCCTTGGAGTATGGGAAAATAAAACATAAAACTTATATATTTCGGTCTGTGTGGTATACCCATTCTCCCGAATAGtgttttttactctctcTGGGCACCTTGGGGCGAAATAAATCAAAAATAAGTTTGAATATTCTCTCTACAATGATGAGGTACTACATCAAGCAAAACAATGTCTGCCTGCTAAAACTTCCGCTATTCGGATTAAGAAATCGGGTAACATTAAAAATTATGCTTATAGCTGGGGATTCTGCTGGCAATTATACAATAATTGACTCGTCTCCGATAACCTTCTAATTTATGTCACATTTATGTCAcatgcactgcacttgcactgcactgcacttgcgtgcacttgcactgcactcgCGTGCACTCACGTGCACTTGCGCGCACTTTCATGCactcgcactgcacttgcatgcactcgcattgcacttgcattgcacttgcgtgcacttgcgtgcacttgcactgcacttgcacACACTTACATTGCACTTGAATGCACTTATGTTTACTTCATAGTACTCGAGTGTCACCGTGCCTATGGAAGGCTTTTTGGGGGTTGACGCTTGACATGTCTAGAATCAGAGACCGTGACAATGACTTAGTTCAATCCCTTCGTCAATTGATAGCTGTCTGAGAACGAAAGAGTTGGATTGGGAATACTTCATCCATAATTTTTACAGCAGATATACTATCAAAGGTAAGTATATACTAttatttgatatttttcacGGCAGTTGACTGATGATATTCATTCATGTAACACTGGCAGACAACTTTATTATAAAGTGGAAAAGGGTGGCCCTTCACGGAGGTCTCACTCTACTTATTAAGACGATACATGGCTTTTCTATCATTCCTACCAGCCCAAACTCTGTCAAAATTATACGACCCACCGAGCCTAGtaggagagaagagaaaccTTAGGCCACGGCCTATCCCTGAAAATAGGACTGCAGCGAAGGCAGtgaagtcaaaaacaaagaaataaTATTCAATCTCCTAGGTACAACATTGATTAGCTATGTAAATATCATGTATATCAAGTATATGATGCTGTGTACTATAACGGACTGTGcatttgcgttttttttatgtttgcacttgcgcgcgcactgcactgcacttgagCACAGCCACCGTGCACTCGCATGCACTCGCaatgcacttgcactgcactgcagcacagccaccgtgcacttgcatttgcacGTTTTGCACTTGCGCACTTGCGCTGCACTTATTTTTTCCTATGCCCCTTCCTATGTTTGTGGAAAAGGCAAAAGCCTTGCCCCAAGCAAGATCCTTACATATCTTTTGTTAAGGCTCATGTCGAGTCAACTTCAGATGCCAATTCCCAGAGTTCTACTTCTAGCATCAACAACCCCGAACCGTCGAAGCCCCGGAGTTGCACGAGCGCGTCGGGCAGCGGGTATTTGACCTGCTTTCGACTAACGGAGGGTTGTACATCAAGTTTGGGTGCGCACCTTAGCATCCTTACACTGTTTCGCTTCTCTGAGATCAGTGGAAGGCAAGCGATAGCTGCGAACGCAGCGGCGCTCCCAGAGCCGATCCAGAAGCAGTTCGCCAGCCTGTTCGACGACGCACCGCAGGTTCCCTACTCAACCATCCACCGTGTATTTGTAAATGAGTTGGGGCAGCCTCCGAGCGGGCCCAACGGTGTATTTGAGgtatttgaagaaaaggctGTGGCCAGCGCAAGCATCGCGCAAGTGCACAAGGCAAAGCTCTGGCCCACGCGCGATGAGAGTGGACGTGTGGTAGACGAGGGAAAGTGGGTTGCAGTAAAGGTACAGAAGCCTGACGTGGCAAAGCAAATGGAGTGGGACATTGCTGCGTTCCGCTCTGTTATGTGGATGTTTGAGCATTGGGCGTTTGATCTGCCCGTATATTTCGTCGTTGGTGAGTATTCTACGTTTATATCTTGATATTACTCATATCAATTTGCCTAGTTCATTTCACGATGTTGTAGATTTTCTTGCAGACCATCTAAGGTAAGAACTAGACTTCAGCAGGAAGCTCTACTTTATCAACCCCCTCGACAGCGTCGTCGTTCCTCTACCCGGTACACCCAGCCAAAGGCGCCTCACTGAGCTGTTGTCCGCGCAGATGTTTCAGTTTGGACAGGCGCACTACGATTTACACCCGGGTAACATCCTCATACGCCCCTCGCCTACAAACCGCACCCAGCCGCAAGTCGTGATCATGGGCTGTGTGTACAGCTTCCTGAAGAATTCAAGAGGGAGTGGGCGGAGCTGTGGCGGGCGATGCTGGTGGGTGATTTTAGTGGAGTGAAGAGTGTTGCGGAGCGATGGGGGTTCGGCCCGTTACCTGATTTGGTGGCGAGCTTTGTGATGATGCGGCCGACGATTTTGAGGAAGGGGAGAGAGGTCAAGAAGACTGATTCAGGGGCAGAGAAAACGAGAAAAGACGGAGAAAACGAGGATAGAGATaacgagaaaaagagagaacgGATGTCAGAGTACGAGCTCAGTctgaagatgaagcagaGGCTGAAGGAATTTTTGGCGGACACGGATCGGATGCCCAAAGTCATTCTGTTTCTGAACAGAAATATGCGGATAATGCAAGGTACATACACACTACCATTTATCTGACCTCTCTTTACTTTATGTCTTCACTTTTGGTTGGCTTCGGTGTGCTCATCATATTTCCTTTTGTAGGGAACAACGCGTCATTCGGCAGTCCCGTCAATGGCGTCAAAATCACAGGCTACTGGGCTTCAAAGGCACCCACTCGAAACACTCACCTCACATTCTCCGAGCGCACACGGGAGTGGTACAACCACACACGCTTTCAGCTCAGCATGTTCAGCATGGACTTCGCCATTTGGAAGGCATTGGTCGGGTTCTGGTTGCGCACACTTCCCGCTCGGATGCACGCTCGGGATGCACTGCCACGCGACGATGGCAGGGGAACAGGATGATGAAGGAGCAGATGGAGGAGGCGCTAAGggagtttgttgaggacgACATGGGCATCGATCTCCCGGTTGGACTCTGATCTCGACCTGGAGTCTCGGGAGGATGTCTGTGAGGCTGGCAGAAGTTGAAGTCAAACTGCAACGCGTTGTACCAATGTGGTGACTTGTTTTTGAGCATTTGATGATAGATATATCTGCTAATTTTGTGACGTAGCAATATCTTTGTACATGGATTACTGCAGGATTACCGGCACTCCATTCATTTTAATACTTATTGCATACCGGATCACGAATAAAACTCCAATATCCAATGTACAAACTATTACAATACATGTTGTTGCATGAAATATATCGAAGCAAGTCCCAACACCAAAGCTACTATCTATCTGTCTGTCACTTCTTTCTAGGTTGCTTGGGGTTGGGCCTGCCTTCACTCTCGACCGCCCTCGCATCGACATGGTCTTCGTTGGATCGAGGACGCTTACGCTCCGGTTCACCCACGATGGATCCCTCTGCCGCCGTATTACTATGATTCTTCACCAGCAAACGAAGCTCCGACCAATGCAAATCTCTACCGTCCCCGGCGCCTGAATCAAGTGCCTCGGTGGCCTGTATGTTGAGCAGCTTAAACACGTAGAAGAATGTGTTGTGGATCTTGGCATATGACCCAACATCATTGTATGCGCCTTCGCGACCACGATCGACATATTCGCTGTAGAGATTCTGCCTCAAGAAGAAGAGTGAAGCAACAAAGGAATAGATTGACTTTGGAGCGCTAACCGTCATGGATTCTCCGAATGTGGCTTTGGTGATGCAGTGGATTCGAGCATCAGTCGGCCTGATCTCATTTATGAAAATGGCCTTGCCAAAATTCTGCAGAGACGGTGTCGATTGTTCTGGGTCGAGGCGGCAGCATACGTTCCAAAGAAGAATCCACCATAATGATTCTAGATCGTGCTGAAAGTTATGAGCGACACCAGCCGGCGGCTCGGCCGTCGCAGTTTCGAAAGCCTTTCTTTGAAATTTGGCGATGCCCTGTGCCACAATCTGTAATTCGTCAATCTCAAGTGTATTTCCTTCAAGACCAGGCGACGGGGGGAGATGTTCCTTCGCTCTTATCGTATCATCGTGGtcggaagaaaagagataAGTTGAGAGCATGACCTCCAGAGGCATAAAGTAAGGAGTTCCCTGTAAGCAATGTTCAGAAGAGAACTACTTCGCAGTAAGATGACGTACATACCGTCTTTGGATTTGCAGCATGCGCTGAGGCGTTTGGCAAAGGAAATTTCTTGGCATATTCGAGGTCAGAGAGCTTCGCAAACCACTCCCCCTTGCTCTCTAAATTTTTCTTGAATGCAAGTATGTTTCCGGAACTGATGTCCCTATGGACCCATCCCGCACAGAATAAAAGTTGAAGGGCTAAATAGAAGCAGGTAAGCTTTGATACTGGAACAACACAACGCAATCCGCTTACGGGTGAGTGTTTGATAGAGCACATTGACAACTTCTCCAAGGGTTTCGAGTCGTCCAACGGTTTCACAAAGCTCTTTGAATAGAACGCGATACTGCCTCTTTGGTGAATATTCACGCAGGACTACTGGACGCTTTGGTGTTCTCGAAGCAATGGGATGAGTGTTGACGGATGCCTGGACGTTCTGCAGCTGTGATTTTTGAGTTTTAGTACCGGTTCGTGGGACATGTGATGCAGGGTCGGGCTCAGCGAGTAGATCTGTTGTTTGGGTTCCATCTTTTGCTCGTAGTTTGGTTAACTGTCCACTGTGGTCAAGGACAATTTCGAGAAAGTACTTCTTGTAGCTTCCATCAAGAACAATCTGTTGGTGGGCTTTTTTGATCTCTTTGAGTTCCGTCGGTTCGTCCGTACTATTCCAAAATTGTTCAATATCGCCAAAAATGGTGTCCTGTATCTTCCTTTCGGTCTCCGCAGTGCTGTCGAGCCATACATCTTTCAGAACGAGGGGATCTCCAAACTCCTCGCCACTTTCGTTGATTTCGACGACTTTATAAACACGCGCCATGCGGCCAGTGATGTTGTTCGAGCGATATAGCGATAAGGGTTCCAAAGTACGAAATAGACGAAACTTTTTGCTGCCTGGTGATTCGGGAAGCTTGAACATGTAATTCCCGTCTGCTTCGAGCGTCACCGTTGGATCGTAACCAAGTTCTTCCTCCGTTGCGAAAGAAAACGCAATGAAGACTTGAATGAATAATTTGGGATTCTGTAGGAAATTTGTCAGAATAAGAATAAGAAGAATATTAtaaggagaggaagaactACAGACCTCGGTGAAGTCGAAGGTATGCGATGCGGCTGAATGCGAGCGGCCATGGTACCACAGCGTGACGTTGCGCTGTTCGCCCGTGATCTGCGTTGCATTGTTGCAAATGTCAGTTcggtcgacaacaagaaggcCAGAAACCATACCCCAAAAGTAAACATACGACGGACGTCGTCGTTCATGATCTGAACATTGGCAGATACAGCTTGCAAAGCGTTCTATAGTGAATAAACATCAGGCAACCCGCGCGAAAGAAGAGATATGAGGTGGAAAATGGAACGGAACTCACTTGCCGTTTCTGCGACTCTGACAACTTGTGTTCCATTACAACTGCTATGTCCGTAGTCAGAAGCGGCTTGTTCTTTTCGAAAGCTGCGACGAATGCGGCATCGATCTTGTTGTTGGAGCCGCGATTGGGAGAATCTATCGGCTTGTATGGCACGTTCACGTAGCTGAATTTGTTACGGTTTCGCTGTCCAGGGTAGTCGATATTCCCAATGGTCTCAGCGATCTTTTCCCACCCTTTAAAGACAGCGATTTCGTTGTCAGTCAGTACtgccatttttttcttgggcGGGTACGCCCGAAAAGCAAAATTTGTCTCGTCGCCAGTTAAAACGGATGATATCGGGTCTGTGTCACTGCGAAGAGCGTAAGGTCCTGCGCCACGTCCCGTTGGAATGTCTTCTAAGAGCTTCTTAACAAAGTATTGCGTCTCCTTCTCGGTTGGAACGAAAGGGAGATAGGTTTCCATGAAGCTCTCGACGGGGCAGGTTATGAATTCGCCATCCATTTCTCTCGCAATCTGATTCCGAAGCTGCACGATGCCAATATCCTGTCCGAAGGATTTCTGGCTACGTGGGGTGTCGGGGAATCTGTAAATGTCGAATGTTAGTTCGTAGTAGACCCGTGACAAAGGCTGCAAAAATGTACGGGAGAGGTTTGGTAGTCCTTTGGGTATAACCTTTAGCCTTTATTTCTGACTGATATGATAAAGCACTCACTTGGTTTTGTTTTCGTTCGTCATTGTGTGTAGGGGAAATGATGAATCACGAAGGATGCGCGTTGCATCTTAAGTATGTTTTGAGAGAGGCTTGGCGGTGCCCTTCGCGTCGCTGCAATCGGGTGCACGTGCTGTTCAATGATCTGGCCCATCATTTCTCACGGCCTACCCATTGTCTACCCAATTAAACCAGCCAACTTTGGCCCACAAGGGCCCACATCCGTTGTTCAATCAAACTGGCACAAACTTCCATTAAAGTCTGCTCCTAATGGTCATATTTCTAGGTGGTTACCATTGTACGTATGATGTTTAGAAGGCCGATTGAACAGGACAATGGTATGTAAAGTTTCTTGCATGATAGTATTAATTTTTGTCTTCAgtggaacttggaaagaaTACTCAAGAGCTGGAGTCACGTAGCGTGAAAGGCCTTCCCTCGTTTCTTCTAAATTAATTGAGTGGCCGTATCCATTGGTGTTACTACCCTGAGCAAAAATAGCAATGGAGGATTAATGATCTGCCGAATGGACTCACTGACTTGGACCTGTGATCCAGAGTGAGGTTGGCAGACGTCAAAGCGCAACGCGTTGAATCAACGGGTGACTTTCATTCAAGCATtttataatatatatatttgcTAATTTTTGGCGTACCAATATCTCTGTATATGTATAACTCCACTCACTTTAATACTTACATGAATTATATCAAAGCAAGCCGGAACGCTAAAGCTACTATCTATCTCTGTTACTTCTTTCTAGATTTCTTGGCGCCGGTCCTGCCTTCGCTCTCGACCTCCCTCACATCGACATGGTCTTCGTTGGATCGAGGACGCTTACGCTCCGGTTCTCCCACGGCTGATCCTTCTGCCCCAGAATCCATAATACGTTCCTTCACCAATAAAGGGATTTTGGACCAATGTGAATCcccttcatcatcgtcaggATTTTGAGGTTCAGAATCCTCAGTAACTTCTTTATTGAGGAGTTTAAAGATGTAGAAGAAGATGTTATGGATCTTAGAGTACGATCCGATATCATCATATGTTTCCCTTTTACCACGATCGACGTAGTGCTGGTAGAGATCATGCCTCAACAGAAAGAGAGCACTGACAAgagggaaaagcgattctGGTGCCTCGGCGACGATAGATTCTCCGATTGAGGGTTCGGTTATGCACCTCATTCTGGAATCAGTTGGTTTCATCTCATTCACGAAAATAGCCTTGCCAAAGTCCTGAAGGGACAGTGTCGAGTGCTCTGGGTGAAGACGGCAGCATATATTCCAGAGAAGAATCCACCATATCGATTCTAAATCGTGCTGAAAATTGTGAACGACTCCAGTGACCTTTTTGGCAGGTGTAGACATCTGAAGCTTTTGCTTGAATTGAGCGAGCCTCTCCGCAATTATACGCTTTTGTTCAGTTTTGACTGTATTTTTGGCAGGATCAAGGGGCGCTTCGATGATTGCATTGATGAATTCAGCAGAAAAGAGGTAAGACGACATCATAACCTCCAGAGGCATAAAGTACGGTGTTCCCTACATACATATTCAGAAAACGGTTACGGTGTAAGACAAGAAGGTACATACGGTCTTTGGATCTGCTGCGGGGGCTGAACCTTTTGGCAAAGGAAATTTCTTGGCATATTCAAGGTCAGAGAGCTTCGCGAGCCACGGCCCCTGGCTTTCAAAATCTTCCTTGAAGGCAAGAATATTTCCAGAACTGATGTCCCTATGCACCCATCCCGCGCAAAACAAAAGCTGGAGCGCTAGATAGAAGGCGTAAGGCTTTGCAAATCAAAGGTGGGAAAAACAAATCGCTTACGGATGAGGGTTTGCGATAGCACATTGACAACTTCTCCGAGGGTTTCGAGCCGTCCAGAAGGTCTACAAATCTCCTTGAAAAGGATGCGATATTGCCTCTTCTGCTCGCTCGGAATAGCTGGAAGGGCTGGTGGTTGGGAAACAATTCGGTGTGTGTTTACAAACGTCTGATCGTTCTGAGACTGCGATTCTTGTGATTTGGTACCAGTCACCGGAGCATCCAGTGCGAGGTCTTGCTCAGCGTCGAAGAAACCTCTGACTTCGGTTCCTCTCTCTACTCGTACTTTAGTTTTCTGTCCGCTGTAGTCCAGGACAATCTGAAGAAAGTATTGCTTGTAGCTGCCATTGCCAACAATTTTCCTGTGAGCTTCTTTGAAGCTCTTTAACTCCAGCGGTTCGTCCGGGCAATCCCAAAATTCTTCGATATCGGTAAAAATAGCGTCCTGTATCTCTTTTTCCGTTTTCGCAGAGCTGTCGAGCCACACGTCTTTCAAAACGAGAGGATCTCCAAACGCTTCGCCGTTTTCCCTGACTTCAACGACTTTATAAACACGTGTCATTTGACCAGTGATGATGTTCGAATGATAGACCGATAGGCCCTCTACAGTGCGAAAGAGCCGAAACTCGTCGCTTCCCGGTAAACGTGGAAGCTTGAATGTGTAGTTTCCGTCTGGTGCGAGCTTCACCATTGAATCGTAGCCAAGCTCTTCTTCCGTTGCAAACAAAAATGCAATGAGGATTTGAATGAATAGTTTAGGATTCTATGTGGATTTTGTCAGAAGAATATTCTAAGAATAGGGAAGGCTACAGACCGTGGATAAGTTAAAAGGATACGACGCGGCTGAATGTGAACGATCATGATACCACATCGTAACATTATGCCTTTCGGCTGTTATCTGCGTGGCATATCGTGGATGTCAGCTCGGCCATCAGAGAAATGTACAGAAAGCGCACCCCGAAAGTGAACATACGACGTACGTCTTCGTTCATGATCTGAACATTGGAAGAGACGACATGTAACGCGTTCTACAGTGAGAAAAGATCAGAAGATACACGCGACAGAATGGTCTTTAGCTGAACTATGGAATGGAACCCACTTGCCGATTGTGCGACGCAGCGACTTTGTGCCCGACTACAACAGCTATGTCGGTCGTCTGAAGCGGCTTGTCCGTATCGCAGGCTGCAACAAATGCGGCATCgattttgttgttgtagcCTCGGTTGGAGGAAGCTATCCTCTTGTTCGGAATGTTTACGTAGCTGAATTTGTTGCGTTTTCGTTCCCCAGGATATTCGAAATTGCCAATGGTCTGTGCAATCTTCTCCCATCCTCGAAAGACGGTGATTTTGCTGTTAGACTGCCGCCCCCGTTTGCTCTGGAGTGGGTAATCTCGAAAAGCGAAAGTTGTCTCGTTTCCCGTTAATACAGACAATACTGGCCGTGTAGTTACGTCGCTGGAATGAGAAGCATTACCAGCCCCCGTTGAAGTGTCCTGTAAAAGTTGCTGAACAAAGTATTGCGTTTCCTTGTCATTTGGGACGAAAGGCAGGTAGGTGTTCATGAAGCTCTCGACAGAGCATCtgatgaacttgaactcgCTATCCATTTTCCTGATaatatgctgctgctgctgacgCTGCACGATACTAATATGACAATATTTATGTATCCGCAGGCTTGTTTCGGGATAGTGTACACGCAAAATTGATGCTCCTTGGGTTGGTGTATGTTTGTAGTTGAGGAGATGGTAAATGATTGATCATGAAGAACGTGCAGGTTTACCTCAAGGGATTCAACACAGGCTTAGCGGTGCCCTTCGCGTCGCAGCGATTGGATGCACGTGTTGTCAAAAGAATGGTCTGGCCCATCAATTTCTCACGGGCCACCCGTTGTCCACCACTGTTGCCACATTCGTCGTCCAATGCGTATGATTACATCCCCTGAGTGGGCATTTTGTCAGCCCAAGAAGACTCAGAGCATCATCAAGGACTCAACAGCACCGTCCTTGTCCATTACACTATCTAAAGGTGCAAATAATGACGCGATAGCCTTGAAGGCAGATGTCGCTAGACCAGTTTCTGACGATGAATTGCAAAGGACAGAGCGATATATTATCGATCCAGGTCAAATGGTCAGTGTCGAGTCGATATCAAGCCTCCAGTCATGACTTAACGTGAGCAGATCAATATGACTAACCTGACTCGCTGTTATCGCCTCAAAGGCCAATATCTTAAGGATGTTTCGTTAGTCAGAGTCATACACGTTCGGTATCATGTAATGCTCATGTTAGGCACTGACTCTCTCTTGTTATTTTTCAGATACGAGGACAGAAAGCTATCCAAGGACACAGTGATACAAGGAGCTAAAACAAATCTCTATCGGGAAAGGGAGAGGGAGCCGAGTTTCAAGCTTGAAAAATGCATGGAGCGCGAAAGAAATTCCTCCAGTAGCGAGTGCTGTAGATCCGTCATATGTATGTGAATTATTTTTCACGGGATACATGTGTCAAACGGTCGTTCCGGTACGCGTACGACGCTACCCCTATGCATCCGCCTTTAGCTGGAACAAAACGCTCGCCATATCCACTGGCCAGCGCCGAGCGCTCATGCCTCACACTTTGAGTTCTATTCCTTGCTGAACCTCTGGCACCTGGTGTACCTACCTATATCTGAAAATCAGATATTTCCCTTCGACCATGCAGCACAGCGAAGTCGACGGTTGTGTGTTAACCTGACACATGTCTGGATCACTTTAAAGCTTACTTCCCTTTGCAAATAT
This genomic interval carries:
- a CDS encoding ABC1 family protein C10F6.14c, coding for MPLPMQKPCPKQDPYISFVKAHVESTSDANSQSSTSSINNPEPSKPRSCTSASGSGYLTCFRLTEGCTSSLGAHLSILTLFRFSEISGRQAIAANAAALPEPIQKQFASLFDDAPQVPYSTIHRVFVNELGQPPSGPNGVFEVFEEKAVASASIAQVHKAKLWPTRDESGRVVDEGKWVAVKVQKPDVAKQMEWDIAAFRSVMWMFEHWAFDLPVYFVVELDFSRKLYFINPLDSVVVPLPGTPSQRRLTELLSAQMFQFGQAHYDLHPGNILIRPSPTNRTQPQVLPEEFKREWAELWRAMLVGDFSGVKSVAERWGFGPLPDLVASFVMMRPTILRKGREVKKTDSGAEKTRKDGENEDRDNEKKRERMSEYELSLKMKQRLKEFLADTDRMPKVILFLNRNMRIMQGNNASFGSPVNGVKITGYWASKAPTRNTHLTFSERTREWYNHTRFQLSMFSMDFAIWKALVGFWLRTLPARMHARDALPRDDGRGTG